The Schistocerca gregaria isolate iqSchGreg1 chromosome 1, iqSchGreg1.2, whole genome shotgun sequence genome includes a window with the following:
- the LOC126283976 gene encoding transducin beta-like protein 2 isoform X3, whose translation MMSGTGSGIPDFPIVVLTFFVGLTVFAVVYISKLLKAPAAEDSTKRKETEVTKKEKPTANVTQKPSKKKHQEKWTRDSKQTFSHPWLLTSLKGHSGTVLDMDFSSNGKYLATCAEDRSIFLWSTKDWNQREHKFVRINVEYDHATFIKWSPDSKAFIIQKDMENVIEVYKIAKKADGWISGASKAIEFPKLHEEAVIGLGIACSGKYIMSCSNKTDLLIWDLKGQQLAKVDTYLMNTHCARISPCGRFVVASGFAPDVKVWEVRFSKTGEFSQVSRAFELQGHSSGVYDFGFSADSSRMATVSKDGTWKLYDTNIEYMKGEDPHLLMTGNYKHENVPARLALSPNGDVIAIASNNKLMFYSALSGKCDKIIENIYTGPITAVLFDSLGKYVLTAGERHVRVFHNVTGYRTFIAATKEKFRQSVSSAQKERMTKQIEEAEVFLKSIGEKA comes from the exons AACAAAAC GTAAAGAAACTGAGgtaacgaagaaagaaaaaccaaCAGCAAATGTAACACAAAAGCCCAGCAAGAAGAAACACCAGGAAAAGTGGACCAGAGATTCCAAGCAAACTTTTTCTCATCCGTGGCTGTTAACATCACTAAAAGGACATAGTGGAACTGTCTTAGATATGGATTTCAGTAGCAACGGGAAATATCTGGCAACTTGTGCTGAAG ATAGATCAATATTTTTGTGGAGCACTAAAGATTGGAATCAAAGAGAACATAAGTTTGTCCGAATAAATGTTGAATATGACCATGCTACCTTCATAAAATGGAGTCCAGATTCAAAAGCTTTTATCATCCAAAAAGATATGGAAAATGTAATTGAAGTTTACAAAATTGCAAAGAAGGCTGATGGCTGGATAAGTGGTGCTTCCAAAGCAATAGAATTTCCGAAG CTACATGAAGAAGCTGTTATTGGCCTGGGAATTGCTTGCAGTGGAAAGTACATTATGTCATGTTCTAACAAAACTGATCTGTTGATTTGGGACCTTAAGGGACAACAACTAGCCAAGGTTGATACATACCTTATGAATACCCATTGTGCAAGAATTTCACCTTGCGGAAGATTTGTGGTTGCTTCAG GATTTGCACCAGATGTGAAAGTATGGGAAGTTCGCTTTAGCAAGACAGGAGAATTCAGCCAGGTCAGTCGAGCATTTGAACTTCAAGGGCACTCTTCTGGAGTGTATGACTTTGGATTTAGTGCAGATTCATCTCGTATGGCAACTGTTTCAAAAGATGGCACTTGGAAGCTCTACGACACCAACA ttgagTACATGAAAGGAGAAGACCCTCACTTGTTAATGACAGGCAATTATAAACATGAAAATGTCCCTGCTCGTTTGGCCTTGTCACCAAATGGCGATGTAATTGCTATTGCCAGCAACAACAAGCTAATGTTCTATTCTGCTCTATCAGGAAAATGCGACAAAATAATAGAGAACATTTATACAG GCCCAATAACTGCAGTACTATTTGACTCACTTGGAAAGTATGTACTGACAGCTGGGGAGAGACATGTTAGAGTGTTCCATAACGTAACAGGCTATCGAACATTTATTGCAGCCACTAAAGAAAAATTCCGTCAGTCAGTTTCATCAGCCCAGAAGGAAAGAATGACTAAACAGATTgaggaagcagaagtcttcttgaAGAGTATAGGCGAGAAAGCCTGA
- the LOC126283976 gene encoding uncharacterized protein LOC126283976 isoform X1 → MMSGTGSGIPDFPIVVLTFFVGLTVFAVVYISKLLKAPAAEDSTKRKETEVTKKEKPTANVTQKPSKKKHQEKWTRDSKQTFSHPWLLTSLKGHSGTVLDMDFSSNGKYLATCAEEDSEELDPGGEGSEQGSGNSSGSEANKENSPQGQTDGNQKGALLTRRQKKNRTRRNDGSPLPRNNIAAKKSKAKARRSGGADSSGKRNGAPTLRQHAKLNLSDSDLSVLLRHYLLSPDQLLGLGYPVESALYPGRAIIYKNPPSSSNPNSSNVSSCMQSPDPLRSSSHLFDVNAREFVPMSARLGKEPCCLKEDNVHVKNENLKNTVLITDFVKKDQPGMDYSEIGAEWDASHSTKSEKNSLSTGSDGDSADSGINRSGGEEGSSSASQEASDVDGVIEEDQGIVPEIKQSTVNSGERKHLSKVAKAEKLCVSEEKKCVRCGRGFFVTEDGEYLTQEHCLYHWGKLQRVVSAPSKASSMSLRMEYSCCHGKPSSKGCTTAKLHVWNGVGVGINGPFDSYVRTRPRRTHPPDGNYGVYALDCEMCYTTRGLELTKVTVVAPDGRLVYDCLVRPENYIIDYNTRFSGITARDLNRRGATKSLKDVQNDLMGFINADTILVGHGLENDLRALRIIHSTVIDTSVVFPHYYGLPYRRSLKSLVGCLLKRDIQQDSSGHDSFEDARASIELMLWKVRKDFRAVLEK, encoded by the exons AACAAAAC GTAAAGAAACTGAGgtaacgaagaaagaaaaaccaaCAGCAAATGTAACACAAAAGCCCAGCAAGAAGAAACACCAGGAAAAGTGGACCAGAGATTCCAAGCAAACTTTTTCTCATCCGTGGCTGTTAACATCACTAAAAGGACATAGTGGAACTGTCTTAGATATGGATTTCAGTAGCAACGGGAAATATCTGGCAACTTGTGCTGAAG AAGACTCTGAAGAGCTTGATCCTGGTGGAGAGGGCAGTGAGCAAGGCAGTGGCAACAGCAGTGGAAGTGAAGCCAACAAAGAGAACAGCCCTCAGGGCCAAACAGATGGCAACCAGAAAGGTGCTTTGCTAACCCGTCGGCAGAAGAAGAATCGCACACGTCGAAATGATGGGTCTCCTCTGCCTCGAAACAACATTGCAGCTAAGAAGAGCAAAGCAAAAGCCCGGCGCTCTGGTGGTGCCGATAGCAGTGGGAAGCGGAATGGAGCTCCAACACTTCGCCAACATGCGAAGCTGAATTTGTCGGACAGTGACCTTTCAGTGCTTCTTAGACATTACCTCCTCAGCCCTGACCAACTACTTGGGTTGGGTTATCCTGTTGAGAGTGCCTTGTATCCAGGGAGAGCAATAATTTACAAAAATCCGCCATCCAGTTCTAATCCCAATAGCAGCAATGTGTCTTCCTGTATGCAAAGTCCAGACCCCCTCAGGAGTTCATCTCATTTATTTGATGTAAATGCACGTGAGTTTGTGCCTATGAGTGCAAGATTAGGAAAAGAGCCTTGTTGTCTAAAAGAGGACAATGTGCATGTGAAGAATGAGAATCTAAAAAATACTGTTTTAATTACGGATTTTGTGAAAAAAGATCAGCCTGGGATGGACTACAGTGAAATAGGTGCTGAATGGGATGCCAGCCACagtacaaaaagtgaaaaaaattcccTTAGTACAGGCAGTGATGGTGACAGTGCTGACAGTGGTATCAATAGAAGTGGTGGTGAAGAAGGGAGCAGTAGTGCCtcacaggaagcttcagatgttgACGGTGTCATTGAAGAGGATCAGGGAATTGTTCCTGAAATAAAGCAGTCCACTGTGAACAGTGGTGAAAGAAAACACTTATCAAAAGTAGCAAAAGCAGAAAAACTGTGTGTGAGTGaggagaagaaatgtgttcgttgtgGTCGTGGTTTTTTTGTAACAGAAGATGGTGAATACTTAACACAAGAGCATTGTCTCTACCACTGGGGCAAGCTGCAAAGAGTTGTAAGTGCACCATCAAAGGCATCATCAATGTCTTTGCGTATGGAATACAGCTGTTGCCACGGAAAGCCTAGCAGCAAAGGATGCACAACAGCAAAACTACATGTGTGGAATGGTGTGGGGGTAGGCATTAATGGACCGTTTGATAGTTATGTTCGGACCCGGCCACGGAGAACACATCCTCCAGATGGAAATTATGGTGTGTATGCTTTGGACTGTGAGATGTGTTACACAACACGTGGCCTTGAATTAACAAAAGTTACTGTTGTTGCACCTGATGGACGTCTTGTGTACGATTGTTTGGTGAGACCAGAGAATTATATAATAGACTACAATACTCGGTTCTCTGGTATCACAGCTCGTGATCTCAATAGGCGTGGAGCAACCAAGTCCCTGAAAGATGTGCAGAATGATCTGATGGGCTTCATAAATGCCGATACCATACTCGTAGGTCATGGGCTTGAAAATGATCTTCGTGCCTTACGCATTATACACAGCACTGTGATAGACACTTCAGTGGTTTTTCCACATTATTATGGATTGCCTTACAGACGATCACTAAAATCTTTAGTAGGTTGTTTACTTAAGAGGGATATACAGCAAGACTCGTCAGGACATGATAGTTTTGAAGATGCAAGGGCTTCCATTGAATTGATGCTGTGGAAGGTCAGAAAAGATTTTAGAGCTGTTTTAGAAAAATAG
- the LOC126283976 gene encoding uncharacterized protein LOC126283976 isoform X2, translating to MMSGTGSGIPDFPIVVLTFFVGLTVFAVVYISKLLKAPAAEDSTKRKETEVTKKEKPTANVTQKPSKKKHQEKWTRDSKQTFSHPWLLTSLKGHSGTVLDMDFSSNGKYLATCAEDSEELDPGGEGSEQGSGNSSGSEANKENSPQGQTDGNQKGALLTRRQKKNRTRRNDGSPLPRNNIAAKKSKAKARRSGGADSSGKRNGAPTLRQHAKLNLSDSDLSVLLRHYLLSPDQLLGLGYPVESALYPGRAIIYKNPPSSSNPNSSNVSSCMQSPDPLRSSSHLFDVNAREFVPMSARLGKEPCCLKEDNVHVKNENLKNTVLITDFVKKDQPGMDYSEIGAEWDASHSTKSEKNSLSTGSDGDSADSGINRSGGEEGSSSASQEASDVDGVIEEDQGIVPEIKQSTVNSGERKHLSKVAKAEKLCVSEEKKCVRCGRGFFVTEDGEYLTQEHCLYHWGKLQRVVSAPSKASSMSLRMEYSCCHGKPSSKGCTTAKLHVWNGVGVGINGPFDSYVRTRPRRTHPPDGNYGVYALDCEMCYTTRGLELTKVTVVAPDGRLVYDCLVRPENYIIDYNTRFSGITARDLNRRGATKSLKDVQNDLMGFINADTILVGHGLENDLRALRIIHSTVIDTSVVFPHYYGLPYRRSLKSLVGCLLKRDIQQDSSGHDSFEDARASIELMLWKVRKDFRAVLEK from the exons AACAAAAC GTAAAGAAACTGAGgtaacgaagaaagaaaaaccaaCAGCAAATGTAACACAAAAGCCCAGCAAGAAGAAACACCAGGAAAAGTGGACCAGAGATTCCAAGCAAACTTTTTCTCATCCGTGGCTGTTAACATCACTAAAAGGACATAGTGGAACTGTCTTAGATATGGATTTCAGTAGCAACGGGAAATATCTGGCAACTTGTGCTGAAG ACTCTGAAGAGCTTGATCCTGGTGGAGAGGGCAGTGAGCAAGGCAGTGGCAACAGCAGTGGAAGTGAAGCCAACAAAGAGAACAGCCCTCAGGGCCAAACAGATGGCAACCAGAAAGGTGCTTTGCTAACCCGTCGGCAGAAGAAGAATCGCACACGTCGAAATGATGGGTCTCCTCTGCCTCGAAACAACATTGCAGCTAAGAAGAGCAAAGCAAAAGCCCGGCGCTCTGGTGGTGCCGATAGCAGTGGGAAGCGGAATGGAGCTCCAACACTTCGCCAACATGCGAAGCTGAATTTGTCGGACAGTGACCTTTCAGTGCTTCTTAGACATTACCTCCTCAGCCCTGACCAACTACTTGGGTTGGGTTATCCTGTTGAGAGTGCCTTGTATCCAGGGAGAGCAATAATTTACAAAAATCCGCCATCCAGTTCTAATCCCAATAGCAGCAATGTGTCTTCCTGTATGCAAAGTCCAGACCCCCTCAGGAGTTCATCTCATTTATTTGATGTAAATGCACGTGAGTTTGTGCCTATGAGTGCAAGATTAGGAAAAGAGCCTTGTTGTCTAAAAGAGGACAATGTGCATGTGAAGAATGAGAATCTAAAAAATACTGTTTTAATTACGGATTTTGTGAAAAAAGATCAGCCTGGGATGGACTACAGTGAAATAGGTGCTGAATGGGATGCCAGCCACagtacaaaaagtgaaaaaaattcccTTAGTACAGGCAGTGATGGTGACAGTGCTGACAGTGGTATCAATAGAAGTGGTGGTGAAGAAGGGAGCAGTAGTGCCtcacaggaagcttcagatgttgACGGTGTCATTGAAGAGGATCAGGGAATTGTTCCTGAAATAAAGCAGTCCACTGTGAACAGTGGTGAAAGAAAACACTTATCAAAAGTAGCAAAAGCAGAAAAACTGTGTGTGAGTGaggagaagaaatgtgttcgttgtgGTCGTGGTTTTTTTGTAACAGAAGATGGTGAATACTTAACACAAGAGCATTGTCTCTACCACTGGGGCAAGCTGCAAAGAGTTGTAAGTGCACCATCAAAGGCATCATCAATGTCTTTGCGTATGGAATACAGCTGTTGCCACGGAAAGCCTAGCAGCAAAGGATGCACAACAGCAAAACTACATGTGTGGAATGGTGTGGGGGTAGGCATTAATGGACCGTTTGATAGTTATGTTCGGACCCGGCCACGGAGAACACATCCTCCAGATGGAAATTATGGTGTGTATGCTTTGGACTGTGAGATGTGTTACACAACACGTGGCCTTGAATTAACAAAAGTTACTGTTGTTGCACCTGATGGACGTCTTGTGTACGATTGTTTGGTGAGACCAGAGAATTATATAATAGACTACAATACTCGGTTCTCTGGTATCACAGCTCGTGATCTCAATAGGCGTGGAGCAACCAAGTCCCTGAAAGATGTGCAGAATGATCTGATGGGCTTCATAAATGCCGATACCATACTCGTAGGTCATGGGCTTGAAAATGATCTTCGTGCCTTACGCATTATACACAGCACTGTGATAGACACTTCAGTGGTTTTTCCACATTATTATGGATTGCCTTACAGACGATCACTAAAATCTTTAGTAGGTTGTTTACTTAAGAGGGATATACAGCAAGACTCGTCAGGACATGATAGTTTTGAAGATGCAAGGGCTTCCATTGAATTGATGCTGTGGAAGGTCAGAAAAGATTTTAGAGCTGTTTTAGAAAAATAG